The Methylobacterium currus genome contains a region encoding:
- the fabB gene encoding beta-ketoacyl-ACP synthase I — translation MRRVAITGMGIVSSIGNSTQEVLASLREARSGISRAEDFAAHGFRSQVQGAPTLDAETVVDRRAMRFHGGGTAWNHVAMEQAIRDAGLEQAEVSHERTGIIMGSGGPSTRALVEAADIARAKGPKRVGPFAVPKAMSSTASATLATWFKIRGVNYSISSACATSNHCIGNASEIIQAGRQDIIFAGGCEELDWTLSVLFDAMGAMSSKYNETPSRASRAYDRARDGFVIAGGAGVLVLEELEHARARGARIYGEVAGYGATSDGHDMVAPSGEGAVRCMRQAIEGLKGVKIDYINPHATSTPVGDDKEIEAIREVFGTGESCPPIAATKSLTGHSLGATGVQEAIYSLLMMNNGFICESAHIDELDPAFADMPILRARKDDAQLGHVLSNSFGFGGTNATLVLKHVDA, via the coding sequence ATGAGGCGCGTGGCAATCACCGGGATGGGCATCGTCTCGTCCATCGGCAATTCCACCCAGGAGGTTCTGGCGTCCCTCCGCGAGGCGCGCTCGGGCATCTCCCGCGCTGAGGACTTCGCGGCCCACGGCTTCCGCAGCCAGGTCCAGGGCGCACCCACCCTCGACGCCGAGACGGTGGTCGACCGCCGTGCCATGCGCTTCCACGGCGGCGGCACCGCCTGGAACCACGTCGCGATGGAGCAGGCGATCCGCGACGCCGGCCTGGAGCAGGCCGAGGTCTCGCACGAGCGCACCGGCATCATCATGGGCTCGGGCGGTCCCTCGACCCGCGCGCTCGTCGAGGCGGCCGACATCGCCCGCGCCAAGGGGCCGAAGCGCGTCGGGCCCTTCGCGGTGCCCAAGGCGATGTCCTCGACCGCGTCGGCGACGCTCGCCACCTGGTTCAAGATCCGGGGCGTGAACTACTCGATCTCGTCCGCCTGCGCGACCTCGAACCACTGCATCGGCAACGCCTCCGAGATCATCCAGGCCGGGCGCCAGGACATCATCTTCGCCGGCGGCTGCGAGGAGCTGGACTGGACCCTCTCGGTCCTGTTCGACGCCATGGGGGCGATGTCCTCGAAGTACAACGAGACCCCGTCGCGGGCCTCGCGCGCCTATGACCGGGCGCGGGACGGCTTCGTCATCGCGGGCGGCGCCGGCGTGCTGGTGCTGGAGGAGCTGGAGCATGCCCGCGCCCGCGGCGCGCGCATCTACGGCGAGGTCGCCGGCTACGGCGCCACTTCGGACGGCCACGACATGGTGGCCCCGTCCGGCGAGGGGGCGGTGCGCTGCATGCGCCAGGCGATCGAGGGGCTCAAGGGCGTCAAGATCGACTACATCAACCCCCACGCCACCTCGACCCCCGTCGGCGACGACAAGGAGATCGAGGCGATCCGCGAGGTGTTCGGCACCGGCGAATCCTGCCCGCCGATCGCCGCCACCAAGTCGCTGACCGGCCACTCGCTCGGCGCCACCGGCGTGCAGGAGGCGATCTACTCGCTCCTGATGATGAACAACGGCTTCATCTGCGAGAGCGCCCATATCGACGAGCTCGATCCGGCCTTCGCCGACATGCCGATCCTGCGCGCCCGCAAGGACGACGCGCAGCTCGGCCATGTGCTCAGCAACTCCTTCGGCTTCGGCGGCACCAACGCCACCCTGGTCCTGAAGCACGTCGACGCCTGA
- the fabI gene encoding enoyl-ACP reductase FabI, giving the protein MTGLMAGKRGLVMGVANDHSIAWGIARALAAQGAELAFTYQGEALGRRVGPLAGTLGSSLVFPCDVEDLDSVDATFASLDAAWPEGFDFVVHAIGFSDKSQLKGRYVDVTTRENFSRTMVISCFSFTEIAQRAATRMRPGGSLLTLTYGGSTRVMPNYNVMGLAKAALEASVRYLAADLGPQGIRVNALSAGPVRTLAGAGIADARLMFNHQAAHAPLRRTATLEDIGGSGLYLLSALSGSVTGEIHYVDSGYNIVSMPRPEVLKAQDAAGVTDA; this is encoded by the coding sequence GTGACAGGTTTGATGGCAGGCAAGCGCGGGCTCGTGATGGGCGTCGCGAACGACCACTCCATCGCCTGGGGCATCGCCCGGGCCCTGGCGGCTCAGGGCGCCGAACTGGCCTTCACCTACCAGGGCGAAGCCCTCGGCCGCCGGGTCGGGCCGCTCGCCGGCACCCTCGGCTCGTCCCTGGTCTTCCCCTGCGACGTCGAGGACCTGGACAGCGTCGACGCCACCTTCGCCTCCCTCGATGCGGCCTGGCCCGAGGGCTTCGACTTCGTCGTCCACGCCATCGGCTTCTCCGACAAGTCGCAGCTCAAGGGCCGCTACGTCGACGTCACCACCCGGGAGAACTTTTCCCGCACGATGGTGATCTCGTGCTTCTCGTTCACGGAGATCGCCCAGCGCGCAGCCACGCGGATGCGCCCCGGCGGCTCCCTCCTGACGCTCACCTATGGTGGCTCGACCCGGGTGATGCCGAACTACAACGTGATGGGCCTCGCCAAGGCGGCGCTCGAGGCTTCGGTGCGCTACCTCGCGGCCGATCTCGGGCCGCAGGGCATCCGGGTCAACGCCCTCTCGGCCGGCCCGGTGCGGACGCTCGCCGGCGCCGGCATCGCCGATGCCCGCCTGATGTTCAACCACCAGGCCGCCCATGCGCCCCTGCGGCGCACCGCGACGCTGGAGGATATCGGCGGATCGGGCCTCTACCTGCTCTCAGCCCTGTCGGGCAGCGTCACCGGCGAGATCCACTATGTCGATTCGGGCTACAACATCGTCTCGATGCCGCGGCCGGAGGTGCTGAAGGCGCAGGATGCGGCGGGCGTGACGGACGCGTGA
- a CDS encoding diguanylate cyclase translates to MLSRIEDQIQRLHVLPRLEPEWEQRFLVVSAEKRTRLIRIYTILAAAIYVICLGIDLANLSNPVAAVRVRLLGAAFCLASAGCLRWTAVQNHGGLVIVAVATAVMLTSGYLGQFGSVEINLLYNTGSLLGVVLAIIGIPLGLRTTITAALLCLIAYAAFTLGISGAALVARLSAVGYFSLMVAAGLVLNVVMETNERHRFLLQVRNDLQSDQLIEAGNALSVANAKLAQVALTDGLTGIPNRRRFDERFAEMWHSAMKDGDGIGLVLIDVDHFKRYNDHYGHPAGDTCLRVAAETLSAEIRKSHGLVARYGGEEFAVLLRGQDACMVAQRLVAAIERLGLPHAHRADGLQVVTISAGCALAGRQDRRSAADLLSLADMALYDAKQAGRNRAVVYG, encoded by the coding sequence ATGTTGTCCAGGATCGAAGACCAGATTCAACGGCTGCACGTGCTTCCGCGTTTGGAGCCTGAGTGGGAGCAGCGCTTCCTCGTGGTGTCTGCCGAAAAGCGGACGAGATTGATTCGTATCTATACGATCCTAGCGGCAGCCATCTACGTGATCTGTCTCGGTATCGATCTCGCCAATCTGTCGAATCCGGTCGCGGCGGTCAGGGTTCGGCTTCTCGGGGCCGCATTCTGCCTGGCGTCGGCTGGATGCCTGCGCTGGACGGCAGTCCAGAACCATGGCGGGCTGGTCATCGTCGCGGTCGCGACCGCCGTGATGCTGACCAGCGGGTATCTCGGACAGTTCGGATCCGTCGAGATCAATCTCCTGTACAACACCGGAAGTCTGCTCGGGGTCGTTCTGGCGATCATCGGCATCCCGCTGGGCCTGCGGACGACCATCACGGCAGCCCTCCTCTGCCTGATCGCCTACGCCGCGTTCACGCTGGGGATTTCCGGAGCTGCTCTCGTCGCCCGGCTGAGCGCCGTCGGATACTTCTCGTTGATGGTGGCGGCCGGCCTCGTCCTGAACGTCGTGATGGAGACGAACGAACGGCACCGGTTCCTGCTCCAGGTCCGGAATGACTTGCAGAGCGACCAGCTGATCGAGGCGGGGAACGCCCTGTCGGTCGCGAACGCGAAGCTGGCTCAGGTGGCCTTGACCGACGGTCTGACCGGAATCCCCAATCGTCGCCGTTTCGACGAGCGCTTCGCCGAGATGTGGCACAGCGCGATGAAAGACGGCGATGGGATCGGCCTCGTGCTGATCGATGTCGATCACTTCAAACGGTACAACGATCATTATGGTCACCCCGCAGGCGATACCTGTTTGCGTGTCGCGGCCGAGACGTTGTCCGCCGAAATTCGCAAGAGCCACGGCCTCGTAGCACGGTACGGTGGCGAGGAATTCGCCGTTCTGCTGCGCGGGCAGGATGCCTGCATGGTCGCTCAGCGGCTGGTCGCCGCGATCGAGCGTCTCGGCCTGCCGCACGCCCATCGGGCAGACGGCTTGCAGGTCGTGACGATCAGTGCGGGATGTGCATTGGCGGGCCGCCAAGACAGGAGATCGGCGGCCGATCTCCTGTCGTTGGCAGATATGGCCCTCTACGATGCCAAACAGGCCGGCCGAAATCGTGCCGTCGTCTACGGTTGA
- a CDS encoding DUF427 domain-containing protein → MRRGHPEPDPVSPGQESVWDYPRPPRLEPVRERLRVVFDGVTIADTVRGWRVLETSHPPSYYLPPGDIMPGALAPAGGGSLCEWKGQAVYFDVVGTKRRAGRAAWAYPHPTEAFAALAGHVAFYAGTMDACFVGEERVVPQPGGFYGGWITPTIVGPFKGEPGTMGW, encoded by the coding sequence ATGCGGCGCGGCCACCCCGAACCCGATCCGGTGAGCCCCGGCCAGGAGAGCGTGTGGGACTATCCCCGCCCACCGCGCCTGGAGCCGGTTCGGGAGCGCCTGCGCGTTGTCTTCGACGGGGTCACCATCGCCGACACGGTGCGGGGCTGGCGGGTGCTGGAGACGTCCCATCCGCCGAGCTACTACCTGCCGCCGGGCGACATCATGCCGGGGGCGCTCGCTCCGGCGGGCGGCGGCTCCTTGTGCGAATGGAAGGGGCAAGCCGTCTACTTCGACGTGGTCGGGACCAAGCGGCGCGCCGGCCGGGCGGCCTGGGCCTACCCGCACCCGACGGAGGCCTTCGCGGCACTCGCCGGTCACGTCGCCTTCTATGCCGGGACAATGGACGCGTGCTTCGTCGGCGAGGAGCGGGTCGTCCCGCAGCCGGGCGGCTTCTACGGCGGCTGGATCACCCCGACCATCGTCGGCCCGTTCAAGGGCGAGCCCGGCACGATGGGGTGGTGA
- a CDS encoding HD-GYP domain-containing protein, with the protein MTNAADPAVVVVTARPDPGGLTRLFPSGVPTLVVPEPGAALAALATKSADLVLIEASPGLDALGVIRALRLKPHLAHTSILLIAEGDPAETRRRGLEAGATDVVLPPLDASDLALRGRNLISLARAQDAVENQARALTREVERAAAESQEREREIIRRLMLAAEFRDDQAGDHLTRVAGCVLAIADGLGLSEEEGNDIALASTMHDIGKIGVADSILRKPGPLTEPERFEMMQHALRGYRMLHDSPSRLLRLAAEIALTHHERWDGAGYPQGLKGTEIPLPGRITAVADVFDALISARVYKPGWPLERARRFLEEQAGAHFDPDCVAAFLSRWEDVVALVEERPADRAA; encoded by the coding sequence ATGACCAACGCAGCCGATCCCGCCGTCGTGGTCGTCACGGCCCGGCCCGATCCCGGTGGGCTGACGCGGTTGTTTCCGTCGGGCGTTCCGACCCTCGTGGTCCCCGAGCCAGGCGCGGCGCTCGCCGCCCTCGCGACGAAATCCGCCGATCTGGTGCTGATCGAGGCCTCGCCCGGCCTCGACGCCCTGGGCGTGATCCGCGCCCTCCGCCTGAAGCCGCATCTCGCCCACACCTCGATCCTGCTCATCGCCGAGGGCGACCCGGCCGAGACCCGCCGCCGAGGACTGGAGGCCGGCGCCACCGACGTGGTGCTGCCGCCCCTCGACGCCTCGGACCTGGCCCTGCGCGGCCGCAACCTGATCTCCCTCGCCCGGGCGCAGGACGCGGTGGAGAACCAGGCCCGGGCGCTGACCCGCGAGGTCGAGCGGGCGGCGGCCGAGAGCCAAGAGCGCGAGCGCGAGATCATCCGCCGCCTGATGCTCGCCGCGGAGTTCCGCGACGATCAGGCCGGCGATCACCTGACCCGCGTCGCCGGTTGCGTGCTCGCCATCGCCGACGGGCTCGGCCTGTCGGAGGAGGAGGGCAACGACATCGCGCTCGCCTCCACCATGCACGACATCGGCAAGATCGGCGTCGCCGACAGCATCCTGCGCAAGCCCGGGCCCCTCACCGAGCCCGAGCGGTTCGAAATGATGCAGCACGCGCTGCGCGGCTACCGCATGCTGCATGACAGCCCGTCCCGCCTCCTGCGGCTGGCCGCCGAGATCGCGCTCACCCACCACGAGCGCTGGGACGGCGCCGGCTATCCGCAGGGCCTCAAGGGCACCGAGATCCCGCTGCCCGGCCGCATCACCGCCGTCGCCGACGTGTTCGACGCCCTGATCTCGGCCCGGGTCTACAAGCCGGGCTGGCCGCTGGAGCGGGCGCGCCGCTTCCTCGAGGAGCAGGCCGGCGCGCATTTCGACCCCGATTGCGTCGCCGCCTTCCTGTCGCGGTGGGAGGACGTGGTGGCCCTGGTGGAGGAAAGGCCGGCGGACCGGGCGGCGTGA
- a CDS encoding RrF2 family transcriptional regulator, translating to MHSPRPATGAALAPPRLGLALAAMVDIALHARPQPVSAKALAARHALPPRHLEAVLQALVHHGLLKGLRGPHGGYELARERRRITAGDIARAVLGPDAAEPDRAGNDVAGLVVAPLVAEAAGAYLAVLDSVTVEDLCGRAEAAQVAGPRAGADFTI from the coding sequence GTGCATTCCCCCCGGCCCGCGACGGGCGCGGCTCTGGCGCCGCCGCGCCTCGGCCTCGCGCTCGCCGCGATGGTCGACATCGCCCTCCATGCCCGGCCCCAGCCGGTGAGCGCCAAGGCGCTGGCGGCGCGCCACGCCCTGCCGCCCCGGCACCTGGAGGCGGTGCTGCAGGCCCTGGTGCATCACGGCCTGCTCAAGGGATTGCGCGGGCCGCATGGCGGCTACGAACTCGCTCGCGAGCGCCGCCGGATCACCGCCGGCGACATCGCCCGGGCGGTGCTCGGCCCGGACGCGGCCGAACCGGATCGCGCCGGCAACGACGTCGCCGGCCTGGTCGTCGCCCCCCTGGTCGCGGAGGCAGCCGGGGCTTACCTCGCGGTGCTCGATTCGGTGACCGTGGAGGACCTCTGCGGCCGGGCCGAGGCCGCGCAGGTCGCCGGACCGCGGGCCGGCGCGGATTTCACCATCTAA
- the dut gene encoding dUTP diphosphatase, translating into MSGLDRERQGMSGSVREPQGMSGSVREPQGTGGSIRGTEEASGLDVAIRILDPRLTAWGFPRWGSALAAGLDLHACLDAPITLEPQGPPALIPAGFALAIRDPGWCAMVYPRSGLGHREGLVLGNSVGVIDADYEGPLMISAWNRNPPGTATLTVRPGERVAQLVFTRVVRPSLRVVEAFPEVEAGARGAGGFGSTGRG; encoded by the coding sequence ATGAGCGGCCTCGACCGCGAGAGGCAGGGCATGAGCGGCTCGGTCCGCGAGCCACAGGGCATGAGCGGCTCGGTCCGCGAGCCACAAGGGACGGGCGGTTCGATCCGCGGGACGGAGGAGGCCAGCGGCCTCGACGTCGCGATCCGGATCCTCGATCCGCGCCTGACCGCGTGGGGTTTTCCGCGCTGGGGCTCGGCGCTCGCCGCCGGGCTCGACCTCCATGCCTGCCTCGATGCCCCCATCACGCTCGAGCCGCAGGGCCCCCCGGCCCTGATCCCGGCCGGCTTCGCCCTGGCGATCCGCGATCCCGGCTGGTGCGCGATGGTCTATCCGCGCTCCGGCCTCGGCCACCGCGAGGGGCTGGTGCTCGGCAACAGCGTCGGGGTGATCGACGCGGATTACGAGGGCCCGCTGATGATCTCGGCCTGGAACCGCAACCCGCCGGGAACCGCGACCCTCACGGTGCGGCCGGGCGAGCGGGTCGCCCAGCTCGTCTTCACCCGGGTGGTGCGGCCGTCGCTGCGGGTGGTCGAGGCTTTTCCGGAGGTCGAGGCCGGTGCCCGCGGCGCCGGCGGCTTCGGCTCCACCGGCCGCGGCTGA
- a CDS encoding aldolase/citrate lyase family protein, producing MTDIRSRRSALLVPATATALAAARSEPADALILDLADSLPPADKEAGRIRLAASLAEGGFAAAELVVRVNGLDTPWGEADLAAVAGAGPDAVLVPRVEEPEDLAGIGSRLRRLHAPERVRLWASLDTPLGILAAEAVASAVRDVDARLACLVVDAGALAREGRLPHGAPEAGPLLAWLATALAAARAHDLDVLLDPADRLEIGRARGLGFDGAVVTAPAGARRAESAFAPDPEALAAARALVAAFDAPEGRGQAGIAHLGRTVLRREADEARRLVALADAVASRPGGRT from the coding sequence ATGACCGACATCCGCTCCCGCCGCAGCGCCCTCCTGGTGCCGGCCACCGCGACCGCCCTCGCGGCGGCCCGATCCGAGCCCGCCGACGCGCTGATCCTCGACCTCGCCGATTCGCTGCCCCCCGCCGACAAGGAGGCCGGACGGATCCGCCTCGCGGCTTCCCTCGCCGAGGGCGGGTTCGCCGCCGCCGAGCTGGTGGTGCGGGTGAACGGCCTCGACACGCCCTGGGGCGAGGCCGATCTCGCGGCGGTGGCGGGAGCCGGGCCCGACGCGGTGCTGGTGCCGCGGGTCGAGGAGCCGGAGGATCTCGCCGGCATCGGCAGCCGCCTGCGCCGGCTGCACGCGCCCGAGCGGGTCCGGCTCTGGGCCAGCCTCGACACGCCGCTCGGGATCCTCGCGGCGGAAGCGGTGGCGAGCGCGGTGCGCGACGTCGATGCGCGGCTCGCCTGCCTCGTCGTCGATGCCGGCGCGCTGGCCCGCGAAGGCCGGCTGCCGCACGGCGCGCCGGAGGCCGGGCCGCTCCTCGCCTGGCTCGCCACGGCGCTCGCCGCCGCTCGCGCCCACGACCTCGACGTGCTGCTCGACCCCGCCGACCGCCTCGAGATCGGCCGCGCCCGCGGCCTCGGCTTCGACGGGGCGGTGGTGACGGCGCCCGCCGGCGCCCGCCGGGCCGAATCGGCCTTCGCGCCCGACCCGGAGGCGCTCGCCGCCGCCCGGGCCCTCGTCGCCGCCTTCGACGCGCCGGAGGGGAGAGGTCAGGCGGGCATCGCCCATCTCGGCCGCACGGTTCTGCGGCGCGAGGCGGACGAGGCGCGCCGGCTCGTCGCCCTCGCCGACGCCGTGGCGTCCCGCCCGGGTGGCAGGACATGA
- a CDS encoding GntR family transcriptional regulator, which produces MSQNERAYRRLKDDIVALRLKPGDALNEAGLCAELGLGRTPVNQALHRLMHEGLVRILPRKGVLVQPLSMDEFAHLIEVRRLTEPPCAALAAGRIGEAALAELDAILAAQPGDLDAILESDRRFHAIIADASGNRVLAEVLAGLHGRSVRFWALSLATGHHLAEVAEEHAVILGSLRRRDPDAAAAAMSAHIDSFARTLASQLG; this is translated from the coding sequence ATGTCGCAGAACGAGCGCGCCTACCGGCGGCTGAAGGACGACATCGTGGCGTTGCGGCTGAAGCCCGGCGACGCGCTGAACGAGGCGGGCCTCTGTGCGGAGCTGGGCCTCGGCCGCACGCCGGTGAACCAGGCCCTGCACCGGCTGATGCACGAGGGGCTGGTGCGCATCCTGCCCCGCAAGGGCGTGCTGGTGCAGCCGCTCTCGATGGACGAGTTCGCTCACCTGATCGAGGTGCGCCGCCTCACCGAGCCGCCCTGCGCGGCGCTCGCGGCCGGGCGGATCGGCGAGGCGGCTCTGGCCGAGCTCGACGCCATCCTGGCGGCGCAACCCGGCGATCTCGACGCGATCCTGGAGTCGGACCGGCGCTTCCACGCGATCATCGCCGACGCCTCCGGCAACAGGGTGCTCGCCGAGGTGCTCGCCGGGCTGCACGGTCGCTCGGTGCGGTTCTGGGCCCTGTCGCTGGCCACCGGTCACCACCTCGCGGAGGTGGCCGAGGAGCACGCGGTGATCCTCGGATCCTTGCGCCGGCGCGACCCGGATGCTGCTGCGGCGGCGATGAGCGCCCACATCGATTCCTTCGCCCGCACCCTCGCCTCGCAGCTGGGGTGA
- a CDS encoding MFS transporter, protein MTRVDTVSTHELDEGYRRATLRLIPFLVFLFILAWIDRVNVGFAKLQMLSDLKFSEAVYGFGAGIFFIGYFLFEVPSNLLLERIGARKTLARITILWGLASMSLAFVQSEWAFYGIRFLLGVFEAGFFPGVVLYLTYWFPSAKRSRINGLFMTSFAIAGVVGGPLAGLIMGTMGGVSGLANWQWLFILEGIPSLIAGAAVLAFLPDRPKDAAWLEPRVAAAMTAVVEAEGRAAGKEASFKVALRDGRVWLCALIYFCIVSGNATIAFWTPSIIKEIGVKDAIAIGFLAAVPFIAGTIAMVWTGAHSDRTGERRLHCAVASLIAAAGLAATGALIGHAVLALVALTVAAIGILAAFPVFWSLPQTFLAGTAAAGAIAAINSIGNLAGFVAPYVVGLSNTLTGTSSNGLYFVAGLELLAGLLVLGFARWREGAATDLAPAE, encoded by the coding sequence ATGACGAGGGTGGATACGGTGAGCACGCATGAATTGGACGAGGGCTATCGCCGGGCGACGCTCAGGCTGATCCCGTTCCTGGTCTTCCTGTTCATCCTGGCCTGGATCGACCGGGTGAATGTCGGCTTCGCCAAGCTGCAGATGCTGTCGGACCTGAAATTCAGCGAGGCGGTCTACGGCTTCGGCGCCGGCATCTTCTTCATCGGCTACTTCCTGTTCGAGGTGCCGAGCAACCTGCTCCTGGAACGTATCGGCGCCCGCAAGACGCTGGCGCGGATCACCATCCTGTGGGGCCTCGCCTCGATGAGCCTCGCCTTCGTTCAGTCGGAGTGGGCGTTCTACGGCATCCGCTTCCTGCTCGGCGTGTTCGAGGCCGGGTTCTTCCCGGGCGTGGTGCTCTACCTGACCTATTGGTTCCCGAGCGCGAAGCGCTCGCGCATCAACGGCCTGTTCATGACCTCCTTCGCCATCGCGGGCGTGGTCGGCGGCCCGCTCGCCGGGCTGATCATGGGCACCATGGGCGGCGTCTCGGGACTGGCGAACTGGCAGTGGCTGTTCATCCTCGAGGGCATCCCGTCGCTGATCGCGGGCGCCGCGGTGCTGGCCTTCCTGCCCGACCGGCCGAAGGATGCGGCTTGGCTTGAACCCAGGGTCGCCGCCGCGATGACGGCGGTCGTCGAGGCCGAGGGCCGGGCCGCCGGCAAGGAGGCGAGCTTTAAGGTCGCGCTCCGCGACGGCCGGGTCTGGCTCTGCGCCTTGATCTATTTCTGCATCGTCAGCGGCAACGCCACGATCGCGTTCTGGACGCCGTCGATCATCAAGGAGATCGGCGTGAAGGATGCCATCGCGATCGGCTTCCTCGCCGCGGTGCCGTTCATCGCCGGCACCATCGCGATGGTGTGGACCGGGGCCCATTCCGACCGCACCGGCGAGCGCCGGCTGCACTGCGCCGTCGCGAGCCTGATCGCCGCCGCGGGCCTCGCCGCCACGGGCGCCCTGATCGGCCACGCGGTCCTGGCGCTCGTCGCCCTCACGGTCGCGGCGATCGGCATCCTGGCGGCCTTCCCGGTCTTCTGGTCGCTGCCGCAGACCTTCCTGGCCGGCACCGCCGCGGCCGGCGCGATCGCGGCGATCAACTCGATCGGCAACCTCGCGGGCTTCGTCGCCCCCTACGTGGTCGGCCTGTCGAACACGCTGACCGGCACGTCGAGCAACGGGCTGTACTTCGTCGCCGGGCTGGAACTGCTGGCGGGCCTGCTGGTGCTCGGCTTTGCCCGCTGGCGCGAGGGCGCCGCGACCGACCTGGCGCCGGCCGAGTGA
- a CDS encoding DUF2848 domain-containing protein, whose protein sequence is MLTFHREAAGRRDTIALAPEALVIAGWAGRDEAAIRHHIDELAAIGVPPPSSVPVYYRAAAATLTQGPRLEVLGPDSSGEAEPVIVSLADGLWLGLGSDHTDRKAETVGIALSKQMCGKPVGTGLWRLDEVEPHWDELVLRAHATIDGERVLYQEGRLTALRTPRDLLARRPGGPDLAPGTVMFGGTLGAIGGIRPAARFEMALEDPVLGRTLTHAYDIAVLPVVA, encoded by the coding sequence ATGCTGACCTTCCATCGCGAGGCCGCAGGCCGCCGGGACACGATCGCGCTGGCGCCCGAGGCGCTGGTGATCGCCGGCTGGGCCGGGCGGGACGAGGCGGCGATCCGCCACCACATCGACGAATTGGCGGCGATCGGCGTGCCGCCGCCCTCCTCGGTCCCGGTCTATTATCGGGCCGCCGCCGCGACGCTGACGCAAGGCCCCCGCCTCGAGGTGCTGGGGCCGGATTCCTCCGGCGAGGCGGAGCCGGTGATCGTGTCGCTGGCCGACGGGCTCTGGCTCGGGCTCGGCTCCGACCACACCGACCGCAAGGCCGAGACGGTCGGAATCGCGCTCTCCAAGCAGATGTGCGGCAAGCCGGTCGGCACGGGCCTGTGGCGCCTCGACGAGGTCGAGCCGCATTGGGACGAGCTGGTGCTGCGGGCACATGCCACCATCGACGGCGAGCGGGTGCTCTATCAGGAGGGCCGGCTGACGGCCCTGCGCACCCCGCGCGACCTGTTGGCGCGCCGCCCCGGCGGGCCCGACCTCGCTCCCGGCACGGTGATGTTCGGCGGCACCCTCGGGGCGATCGGCGGCATCCGTCCGGCCGCCCGCTTCGAGATGGCGCTGGAGGACCCGGTGCTCGGCCGCACCCTGACCCACGCCTACGACATCGCCGTCCTGCCCGTGGTGGCCTGA
- a CDS encoding amidase: protein MTSVRDDLERRLALIEAPASRHVFTKLYPEAARAAADATDARRKAGLSLGALDGTIVSIKDLFDVQGEATTAGSSLRRKAEAALQDAPVVARLRRAGAVILGKTNMSEFAFSGLGLNPHWGTPGNAADPSLVPGGSSAGAGVSAALGTSDIAIGTDTGGSVRIPAALNGVVGFKPTARRVPLAGAFPLSPSLDSIGPLARSVEACAAADAVMAGEEYRPLRAAPLRDLRIGVPRGLLFTETDPLVAQAFEAALSALSGAGARIHDTEFDDLLARMAEATAAGPIAAVEAAEIHADWLDAEAAAFDPRVHARITRGRTVTAAAYIRMMRERAVLIEAGDERLTPLDVLALPATAIPAPRIAAVAEDDAEFARLNLLMLRNTMVGNLFDLTGISLPLAGHAKPVGLMLLARHGQDRRLLEIAAGVEAALRR, encoded by the coding sequence ATGACATCCGTCCGCGACGATCTCGAACGCCGCCTCGCCCTGATCGAGGCGCCGGCGAGCCGGCACGTCTTCACCAAGCTCTACCCGGAGGCCGCGCGCGCCGCCGCCGACGCAACGGACGCGCGGCGCAAGGCCGGCCTGTCGCTCGGCGCCCTCGACGGCACCATCGTGTCGATCAAGGACCTGTTCGACGTGCAGGGCGAGGCGACCACCGCCGGCTCGTCGCTCCGGCGCAAGGCCGAGGCCGCGCTCCAGGACGCGCCCGTGGTCGCGCGCCTGCGCCGGGCCGGCGCGGTGATCCTGGGCAAGACCAACATGTCCGAGTTCGCCTTCTCGGGCCTCGGCCTCAACCCGCATTGGGGCACGCCGGGCAACGCCGCCGATCCGAGCCTGGTGCCGGGCGGCTCGTCCGCCGGCGCCGGCGTCTCGGCGGCGCTCGGCACCTCCGACATCGCCATCGGCACCGATACCGGCGGCTCGGTGCGCATTCCGGCGGCGCTCAACGGCGTCGTCGGCTTCAAGCCGACGGCCCGCCGGGTGCCGCTTGCCGGCGCCTTCCCGCTCTCGCCCTCGCTCGATTCGATCGGGCCGCTCGCCCGCTCGGTCGAGGCCTGCGCGGCGGCCGACGCCGTGATGGCGGGCGAGGAATACCGGCCGCTCCGGGCGGCACCCTTGCGCGACCTGCGGATCGGGGTTCCCCGCGGCCTCCTGTTCACCGAGACCGACCCTCTGGTGGCGCAGGCCTTCGAAGCCGCCCTCTCCGCCTTGAGCGGGGCCGGCGCCCGCATCCACGACACCGAGTTCGACGATCTCCTCGCCCGCATGGCCGAGGCGACGGCGGCTGGCCCGATCGCCGCGGTCGAAGCGGCGGAGATCCATGCCGATTGGCTCGACGCCGAGGCGGCGGCCTTCGATCCGCGGGTCCATGCCCGCATCACCCGCGGCCGCACCGTGACGGCCGCGGCCTATATCCGGATGATGCGCGAGCGCGCCGTGCTGATCGAGGCCGGCGACGAGCGGCTGACGCCCCTCGACGTGCTGGCCCTGCCGGCGACCGCCATCCCGGCGCCGCGCATCGCCGCCGTGGCGGAGGACGACGCGGAATTCGCCCGCCTCAACCTGCTGATGCTGCGCAACACGATGGTGGGGAACCTGTTCGACCTCACCGGCATCTCGCTGCCGCTGGCGGGCCACGCGAAGCCGGTCGGCCTGATGCTGCTGGCGCGCCACGGCCAGGACCGGCGGCTCCTGGAGATCGCGGCCGGGGTCGAGGCGGCGTTGCGGCGCTGA